The uncultured Carboxylicivirga sp. genomic interval TTACCACGACTTCTAAATGAACTATACAGCATATCACAAGACACCAATATTCCCATACTCAAGTATCGATGTTTTTATTGGGAAGCTTTAATTCAACGCAAACAATTTAATCGAATTGATTCATCAAGTATGCAAAAGTTGAAAAATGCAATTATTTACATGGATTCTTCCGAATATCTATTCGATTACACGCGGATTCGTTTTTTAATGTTGAACCCAACCAGTACAGAAGATAGTTACATCCATCAATATGAAACATACACGCAATTCTTAGATTTATTCAAAGAATCCGGAGATATAAAATACCAGGCTAATGTCAATAGATGGTTAGGTATTCTTATGTCGGAATTAAACGAACCACAAATTGCCCTCAATTATCTGGAAACAGCAAATAAACTATATAATACAATTGGAGCAAACTCATTATCTAATTCCAATTCTATAAATATGTCTGTAATTTACAATAAACTCGGTCATAAAGACAAGGCAATTGAAATACTACAAGCATTATTAAAAAGCAATCAAATTAAAAATGACACTATCCTTTTAATCGCAATATATTCCAATCTATCAAACTTAACAGATAGCATCAACAAAAGACAACTATATCAGATTAAAGCGTACAATTTAGCAAAGCTATATGGCAAAAATCCTTATCAATATCACCTTACAAAATTTAATTTAGGAAGCTTTTTCCTTTCGAAAAACAATATTGACAGTGCTTACATCATTTATAACGACACCTACGAATTTGCCCGCCGAAACAACATAGCACGCTTAATGATTCCATCAATTGAAGGCCTATCTAACGTATATAAAGCAAAAGGCGATTGGGAGAAAGCATATAAATTTCAGAAACAATATAATGCTGTAGCTGACAGCATACGTGGCATTGATAAAATATCCGAAATTAATAAAATGGAATCAGGATTAGCTATTAAAGAATACCAAAACAAGCTAATTATAGAACAACAAAAAAACGAACTTAATCACAAGCAAAATGTCATCATAGGTATTTTATTATTCTCATTAATAGTGATCGCCTTCTTTATCACACTCTCCGTATGGCAAAAAAACAGAATAACTGCCAGCCAATTAAAAAATGAAGAATTACAAAATGAAAAATTACAACAGGAAATAGACTTACGTAATCGAGAATTAAGCGCTACATCGCTTATTTTAAGCGAAAAGAATGGCATAATGGGTAATATCCTAACTTTAATAGAAAAGTTTAGAAAAAACGGAGAAATGAGTAACCCAAGCGAGGGTACTCTTCGCAAATTAATTAATAACAATCTTCAAACCGAAAGTGAATGGGAATCTTTTAAATTACACTTTGAAAAAGTACATCCAGACTTCTTTACCAAATTAAAATCTCTACACCCTAATTTATCCGAAAACGAGCTAAAACTATGCGCATACATTCGAATTGGAATGACATCAAAACAAATTAGCAATATGATATCAGTTCTTCCAAACACTATTAACACTAACAGATACCTTATACGAAAAAAAGTACAATTACAAGGAAAGGAATCTTTAGATGAGTATATCCGATCGATATAGATCGGATACAAAACAAAAAAAGGGAAGACTCATAAGAATCTTCCCTTTTTCTTGTCGGGGTACCAGGATTCGAACCTGGGACCCCCTGGTCCCAAACCAGGTGCGCTAACCGGACTGCGCTACACCCCGAATTAATAATTCAATAAAATGTGAACTTTCCGATTTAAAGTTCAAAATATAGTCGGGGTACCAGGATTCGAACCTGGGACCCCCTGGTCCCAAACCAGGTGCGCTAACCGGACTGCGCTACACCCCGAAACAATATCAGCGGAGAGTGGGGGATTCGAACCCCCGGTACGGTTGCCCGTACGTCAGTTTAGCAAACTGGTGGTTTCAGCCACTCACCCAACTCTCCATTACTTGTTTTTTACTCTCACTTTTAAGAGTAACAATCACTCCTGAACTCCTCTATCGTACGCCCCGTTTGCGATTGCGTTTGCAAAAGTAGTAAATAGAATCATATCTCCAAAAACTTTTTAAAAAATTTGAGACTTATTTTTCTTACTTCTTTTTACGACTTGAATTAACTATTTAAAAGTCAAAAAAAAAGCTCCAATTGGAGCTTTAAAAATTAATTATCTTTTTTTGGAGGCTTAGTCCCTGGCTTCGCAATCGAATCCCTCATGGCAGTATCAGCCTCAATATTTTTATACTTTAAATAATCCATTACACCCAGATTTCCGCTTCTGAAAGCCTCGGCCAATGCCTTAGGCACATCAGCCTCTGCTTCGATTACTTTCGCACGGGCTTCCTGAGCTTTTGCTTTCATTTCTTGCTCAAGAGCTACTGCCATAGCACGACGCTCTTCTGCCTTAGCCTGAGCAATATTTTTATCTGCTTCCGCCTGATCAATCTGTAACCCGGCACCTATGTTTTTACCTATATCAATATCGGCAATATCAATCGAAAGAATTTCGAAAGCAGTACCTGCATCCAATCCTTTTTCCAAAACCACTTTTGAAATAGAATCCGGATTTTCCAGAACAGCCTTGTGCGAAACAGAAGATCCAATTGAAGATACAATACCTTCACCAACCCTAGCTAAAACAGTTTCTTCACCGGCACCACCAACCAATTGTTTAATACTGGCACGAACAGTTACACGGGCTTTAGCAATTAACTGAATACCGTCTTTTGCAACAGCTGCCACTGGAGGTGTATCAATTACTTTAGGATTTACTGACATTTGAACAGCTTCAAACACATCGCGACCTGCAAGATCAATAGCTGTAGCCATCTGAAAATTCAAATCAATATTGGCTTTTGCTGCCGACACCAAAGCATGTACAACATTTTCGATATGTCCACCGGCTAAAAAATGCGCTTCTAACTCATCGCGCTTTACTTCACGTAAACCAGCTTTAGATGCTTCAATTAATGCACGAACAATAACGCCCGGAGGCACCTTACGTATGCGCATCAATACTAGCTGAACAAGAGAAATACGCACCCCCGAAACCAAGGCAGAGAACCATAGTAAAATGGGTACATAATACAAAAACAAGAAGACAACAACAACAATAGCCGCTATCAACAATATAGGAGCGAAACCTTCCATCATATACGTTTATTTTTTAGGT includes:
- the floA gene encoding flotillin-like protein FloA (flotillin-like protein involved in membrane lipid rafts), which produces MMEGFAPILLIAAIVVVVFLFLYYVPILLWFSALVSGVRISLVQLVLMRIRKVPPGVIVRALIEASKAGLREVKRDELEAHFLAGGHIENVVHALVSAAKANIDLNFQMATAIDLAGRDVFEAVQMSVNPKVIDTPPVAAVAKDGIQLIAKARVTVRASIKQLVGGAGEETVLARVGEGIVSSIGSSVSHKAVLENPDSISKVVLEKGLDAGTAFEILSIDIADIDIGKNIGAGLQIDQAEADKNIAQAKAEERRAMAVALEQEMKAKAQEARAKVIEAEADVPKALAEAFRSGNLGVMDYLKYKNIEADTAMRDSIAKPGTKPPKKDN